Proteins from a genomic interval of Candidatus Babela massiliensis:
- a CDS encoding SurA N-terminal domain-containing protein → MMNSFRKQMKSTAFKLIIWLGLFSIIGGVSLLVFVQNVFLKQNFEGIASVNNLAIPVSDYRRQARYLYYVINQIKQIYGAQADMLLSLWGIDAKSNPEKMALENLIQQKVVQSAAENSGFNIGADYITQKLQDNEFVKDNLSNIIPNDVFENGKLNTSSLIQALKAQQTSLEDFEALLKEIIERNLFVDSLQSLSYIPQDLLKEQYIKHYSKKKFNILELDINNYIKKSESEKLNQAEIESYFDLNKENYRVPEFRSVNLWSFNPDSYQISISEQDIKDFAEKNDRDLEKDKSDIERQLRLEKFETDFKNDAKRVLNQSRDNVAILDNFVKTKKQSNQKLILSKKMPVWAQKRYFLWQK, encoded by the coding sequence ATGATGAACTCATTTAGAAAACAAATGAAATCCACAGCTTTTAAATTGATAATATGGTTAGGTTTATTTTCAATAATAGGTGGAGTTTCCTTATTAGTATTTGTACAAAATGTTTTTTTAAAGCAAAATTTTGAAGGCATAGCTTCGGTTAATAATCTTGCAATTCCTGTATCTGATTATAGAAGACAAGCAAGATATTTATACTATGTTATAAATCAAATTAAGCAAATATATGGTGCTCAAGCTGATATGCTTTTATCACTATGGGGAATTGATGCAAAAAGTAATCCAGAAAAAATGGCGTTGGAAAATTTAATTCAGCAAAAAGTAGTTCAAAGTGCTGCTGAAAACTCAGGTTTTAATATAGGAGCTGATTATATTACTCAGAAACTACAAGATAATGAGTTTGTTAAAGATAATCTTTCAAACATAATACCCAATGATGTTTTTGAAAATGGGAAACTAAATACTAGTTCTTTAATTCAAGCATTAAAGGCCCAACAAACATCTTTAGAAGATTTTGAAGCGCTATTAAAAGAAATAATTGAACGTAATTTATTTGTAGATTCTTTGCAATCTTTATCCTATATTCCTCAAGATCTTTTAAAAGAACAATACATTAAGCATTACTCTAAAAAGAAATTTAATATTCTTGAGTTAGATATTAATAATTATATTAAAAAATCAGAATCAGAAAAATTAAATCAAGCAGAAATTGAAAGCTATTTTGACTTAAATAAAGAGAATTATAGAGTACCTGAATTTCGTTCTGTAAATTTATGGTCATTTAATCCAGATTCTTATCAAATATCTATTTCTGAACAAGATATTAAAGATTTTGCTGAAAAAAATGATAGGGATTTAGAAAAAGATAAATCTGATATTGAAAGGCAATTAAGATTAGAGAAATTCGAAACAGATTTCAAAAATGATGCTAAAAGAGTATTAAATCAATCAAGAGATAATGTAGCAATTTTAGATAATTTTGTAAAAACAAAAAAGCAATCAAATCAGAAATTAATTCTGTCAAAAAAGATGCCAGTGTGGGCTCAGAAAAGGTATTTTCTTTGGCAAAAATAA